In the genome of Candidatus Eisenbacteria bacterium, one region contains:
- a CDS encoding ATPase, T2SS/T4P/T4SS family → MSQTRSTKQTLSSILVDGGVVTQEQVEAAFQRQLETGRLIGETLVEMGCTSEENIGWGLSKQLGIPYVDIQTGAADLELVRSFPEALLRRLQAAPLFKSQDEIVVAMSDPTDPDAVSQLKEAAGRSVSLVIGCPSSIRRTLDAVFGPEREPVTPQPRAPRPSTSPAHQGEADGTPAHRVVWDRSGSTFVLYHVHAARSERASEIHFVPTPEGLAVLYRTDAGIEAKGVEHADAAVYLRSRLAHLGAPDLAPGCASAWGHAVVEVGSDTTHLEVCHCRTEAGITTVLRLLPDAKEAADLSTLGLSPIGEAEIRDLVEGPEGIVIVHGPPRAGGTTVLASLAALAARPERRMVVLEPWVLAPYPSDATRIAFGNDPPEALDWERLTVGLGADVVVLDDVLDGESIRQVLGGATVGRLVFARTDWLDPQRLLAFLAKSPNGRAVLRDRPFAMVALPAARREGSGAWTTPSESETQAGLLKATILTEEERDALLRGGRS, encoded by the coding sequence GTGAGCCAGACCCGATCCACGAAGCAGACCCTGTCCTCCATCCTGGTCGACGGGGGAGTCGTGACGCAGGAGCAGGTGGAGGCGGCGTTTCAGCGACAGCTCGAAACGGGGCGCCTGATCGGTGAGACGCTGGTCGAGATGGGCTGCACCAGCGAGGAGAACATCGGCTGGGGCCTCTCGAAGCAGCTCGGCATTCCCTACGTCGACATCCAGACCGGCGCGGCGGACCTCGAGCTGGTGCGGAGCTTCCCCGAGGCCCTGCTCCGGCGATTGCAGGCGGCGCCCCTCTTCAAGAGCCAGGACGAGATCGTCGTCGCCATGTCGGATCCCACGGATCCCGACGCGGTCAGTCAACTCAAGGAGGCCGCGGGACGAAGCGTGTCCCTGGTCATCGGCTGTCCTTCCTCCATCCGGCGTACGCTCGACGCCGTGTTCGGCCCCGAGCGGGAGCCCGTCACGCCACAGCCGCGCGCGCCACGACCGTCCACATCCCCCGCGCACCAGGGCGAGGCGGACGGCACGCCCGCGCACCGGGTCGTGTGGGATCGCTCGGGCTCGACCTTCGTCCTCTACCACGTCCACGCCGCGCGCTCGGAGCGCGCCTCGGAGATCCACTTCGTCCCCACCCCGGAGGGTCTCGCGGTCCTCTACCGCACCGACGCGGGGATCGAGGCGAAAGGCGTGGAACACGCCGACGCCGCGGTCTACCTCCGCTCGCGGCTCGCGCACCTGGGCGCCCCCGACCTCGCTCCCGGATGCGCCTCGGCGTGGGGCCACGCGGTCGTGGAGGTCGGCAGCGACACGACCCACCTCGAGGTCTGCCACTGCCGCACCGAGGCGGGAATCACGACCGTGCTCCGACTCCTCCCGGACGCCAAGGAAGCGGCGGACCTCTCGACGCTGGGACTCTCCCCCATCGGGGAGGCCGAGATCCGGGATCTCGTCGAGGGACCGGAAGGCATCGTCATCGTCCATGGGCCGCCCCGCGCGGGTGGGACGACCGTGCTCGCATCCCTGGCCGCGCTCGCCGCGCGCCCGGAGCGACGCATGGTGGTCCTCGAGCCCTGGGTCCTCGCGCCCTATCCGTCCGATGCGACGCGGATCGCGTTCGGAAACGATCCGCCCGAAGCGCTCGACTGGGAACGCCTGACCGTGGGCCTCGGCGCGGACGTGGTCGTGCTGGACGACGTGCTCGACGGCGAGTCGATCCGCCAGGTGCTCGGCGGCGCGACGGTGGGCCGGCTCGTCTTCGCGCGGACGGACTGGCTGGACCCGCAGCGGCTTCTCGCCTTCCTCGCGAAGAGCCCGAACGGTCGCGCGGTGCTGCGGGACCGTCCCTTCGCGATGGTCGCGCTCCCCGCGGCGCGCCGGGAGGGTTCAGGAGCGTGGACCACTCCGTCCGAGTCCGAGACGCAGGCCGGGCTCCTCAAGGCCACGATCCTCACCGAGGAAGAGCGCGACGCGCTCCTGCGGGGAGGGAGGAGCTGA
- a CDS encoding ATP-binding protein, whose amino-acid sequence MPRKSTASKKKTSASLKAVPEPADTMKGSRTAAAASRPDPKKIVRLTAADLAEKQREISVSEFFTKNRHLLGFDSPAKALLTTVKEAVDNALDACEEAGILPDLLIEIQEISETRYRVAVQDNGPGIVKAQIPKIFGQLLYGSKFHRLRQSRGQQGIGISAAGMYGQLTTGKPITVISRVGSGKPAHRFEIQIDTRANRPVVVADHEVE is encoded by the coding sequence ATGCCGCGCAAATCAACCGCTTCGAAGAAGAAGACATCCGCTTCCTTGAAAGCCGTGCCGGAGCCTGCCGACACCATGAAGGGTTCCCGCACCGCTGCCGCAGCGTCGCGACCCGACCCCAAGAAGATCGTCCGTCTCACCGCCGCCGACCTCGCCGAGAAGCAGCGCGAGATCTCGGTCAGCGAGTTCTTCACCAAGAACCGCCATCTCCTCGGGTTCGACAGCCCCGCGAAGGCGCTCCTCACCACCGTGAAGGAGGCCGTCGACAACGCGCTCGACGCGTGCGAGGAAGCCGGGATCCTTCCCGACCTCCTGATCGAGATCCAGGAGATCTCGGAGACGCGCTATCGCGTGGCCGTGCAGGACAACGGTCCCGGCATCGTGAAGGCGCAGATCCCGAAGATCTTCGGGCAGCTCCTCTACGGGTCGAAATTCCACAGGCTCCGCCAGTCGCGCGGCCAGCAGGGGATCGGCATCTCGGCCGCAGGCATGTACGGCCAGCTCACCACCGGGAAGCCGATCACCGTGATCTCGCGCGTGGGTTCCGGAAAGCCGGCGCACCGGTTCGAGATCCAGATCGACACCCGCGCCAATCGCCCCGTCGTCGTCGCGGATCACGAGGTCGAGTGA
- a CDS encoding DNA topoisomerase VI subunit B, with translation MPHHGTRVELEIEATYKKGRHSVDGYVEQTAMANPHAQITYVDPKGERMVLDRVAQELPKAPLEIKPHPHGVELGILLKMLHDTKSKNLRGFLTGEFSRVSAAVAEEIAGTAGLSAGMTTQKAAREQAEALYNAIQATKLMAPPSNVLSPIGEELLLEGLKKQVEARFYAATSRSPSVYRGNPFLVEAALAFGAEHMPADELITMVRFANRVPLLYQQSACAITKSVIQTNWKAYGVQQSRGALPLGPMVLMVHIASVWVPFTSESKEAVASYPEIMKEIKLALQDVGRKLGIFIRRGIREADAEKKRSYIEKYIPHIGIALQEILGIDDKQKQKVCAVLKDTLERSRQP, from the coding sequence ATGCCGCATCACGGAACCCGTGTCGAGCTCGAGATCGAGGCCACCTACAAGAAGGGCCGCCACTCGGTGGACGGCTACGTCGAGCAGACCGCGATGGCGAACCCGCACGCGCAGATCACGTACGTGGATCCGAAGGGCGAGCGCATGGTGCTCGACCGGGTCGCCCAGGAGCTTCCGAAGGCGCCGCTCGAGATCAAGCCGCACCCGCACGGCGTGGAGCTGGGGATCCTCCTCAAGATGCTCCACGACACGAAGTCGAAGAACCTGCGCGGATTCCTGACGGGCGAGTTCTCGCGCGTGAGCGCGGCCGTGGCCGAGGAGATCGCGGGCACCGCGGGCCTCTCGGCGGGGATGACGACCCAGAAGGCGGCTCGCGAGCAGGCGGAGGCGCTCTACAACGCGATCCAGGCGACGAAGCTCATGGCGCCCCCTTCGAACGTGCTCTCGCCGATCGGCGAAGAGCTGCTGCTGGAGGGCTTGAAGAAGCAGGTCGAGGCGCGGTTCTACGCGGCCACGTCCCGGTCGCCCTCCGTGTACCGCGGGAATCCATTCTTGGTGGAAGCCGCGCTCGCGTTCGGCGCCGAGCACATGCCCGCCGACGAGCTCATCACGATGGTGCGGTTCGCAAACCGCGTGCCGCTCCTCTACCAGCAGTCGGCGTGCGCCATCACGAAGTCGGTGATCCAGACCAACTGGAAGGCCTACGGCGTCCAGCAGTCGCGCGGCGCGCTCCCCCTCGGCCCGATGGTGCTGATGGTGCACATCGCGTCCGTGTGGGTGCCCTTCACCTCCGAGTCGAAGGAGGCTGTCGCGTCCTATCCCGAGATCATGAAGGAGATCAAGCTGGCGCTTCAGGACGTCGGACGGAAGCTCGGCATCTTCATCCGCCGCGGAATCCGCGAGGCGGACGCCGAGAAGAAGCGCTCGTACATCGAGAAGTACATTCCGCACATCGGGATCGCGCTCCAGGAGATCCTGGGGATCGATGACAAGCAGAAGCAGAAGGTCTGCGCCGTCTTGAAGGACACCCTGGAACGGAGCCGTCAGCCATGA